The Magnetococcales bacterium DNA window GATCAGTCAGGGGCTCAAGGCGGTGGCCAAGGAGCTGAACGTGCCGGTCATCGCCATCTCCCAGTTGTCGCGTTCGGTGGAAAGCCGCACCGACAAGCGCCCCATTCTGTCGGACTTGCGGGAATCGGGCTCCATCGAGCAGGATGCGGATGTGGTCATGTTCATCTTCCGGGAGGAGTACTACAAACCGGAAGATCCGAACCTGTCGGGCAAGGCGGAGCTGATTGTAGCTAAACAGCGCAACGGTCCTACAGGTAAAATAATGTTACTCTTTCAAAAAAACTATACTCGTTTTGAGAGTTTATCGGAAGTCAGCTATGGATGACGCATCGGAATCGTTCCGGGAAGAGGGTCGCCCCGATTGGGTGGAGGTGGATCTGCCTGCGCTGGTGGACAATTTCCGGCAGGTGGTGCGACGGGTGGGGGAGGGGGTGCGGGTCTGGCCGGTGGTCAAGGCCAATGCCTATGGTTTGGGCGCCTTGCCGGTGGCTCAGGCGTTGCAGAGGGCGGGAGCCGCCGGTTTCTGCGTGGCTCTGGTCGAAGAGGGGGAGGCCCTGCGGGCCGGTGGTGTCACCGCGCCGTTGATGCTGTTGTCGGGACCGGTGGCGGGCAATGTGGGGCGGGTGCTGCGCATCGGCGCGGAGGCCTTTCTCATCACCCTGGACGATGCTTTGGCCTTGGCAGGAGCCCTGCCCGCGGGTCAGCGGCTGCGGGTTCACCTCAAGGTGGACACGGGCATGGGTCGTTTGGGCATGGATCCGGAGCAGGTGCCCCAGGTGTTGTCGGTACTTGACGGTTTGCCGGGCATCAAGGTGGCGGGCATTGCCTCCCATCTGGCGGTGGCCGACGAGGTGGACAATCCGGGCACCTGGCGTCAAATCGAGCGCATGCAGGCGCTTTTGGCTCATCCGGAGGTGGCCTGGCGGCGTTTGCCGGTCTCCATGGCCAACAGTGCCGGGATCATGGCCTTTTCGGAGGCTCATTTTCAGTGGGTGCGGCCCGGCATTCATCTTTACGGGGGATCGCCCTTCTTTCCGGCGGCTTCGCCGGCCGGTTGGGAACCCCGGCCGGTGGTGCGCTGGTGTACCCGCGTCATTCAGGTGCGCAACATGGCGGCGGGCACGCCCTTGGGTTACGGTCACACCGTGGTGTTGCAGCGTCCCTCCCGCATCGGGCAGTTGCCAGTTGGTTATGCCGACGGCTATCCGCGCATTTTGAGCAATCGGGCCGAGGTCATTGTCGGGGGACGGCGCGTGCCGGTGCTGGGCCGGGTTTGCATGGATCTGGTCACCGTGGATCTGACCGATTGTCCCGATGTCGGGGTGGGTGACGAGGTGGTGTTGTTGGGGGGGCATGGGCCGTTGGCGATATCGTTGGAGGAGATGTCCGCCTGGATGGGGACCATTCCTTATGAGGTGTTGTGTCGTTTGGGGGCTCGGGTGCCCAGACGCTATCGGGAGTTTCCGGTAGCGACCGGCATGTGAATTGCTTCCTCTGTGTAGGGACGTTGCCCAAGGGCAGGTTCCATATCGGGGCGTCTTTTGACTTTTAATATTTAATCTTTTAAATATCAAAAAAAGAAAATGTTCTATCCTTTGATTTTAAATTTTGGTTTTATAATAAAATATTTATAATTCTATTATAAACAGAAACGTCAAAATACAGAACATTTTCTTTTTTTGATACTTAAAAGATTGAAAGTCTTTTTTACACCTTTCAGGAGCTGCCATGGCCCGGGAACGGACCCGTTTTCTCTGCGGCGAATGCGGAGAGGATCATCCCCGCTGGGAGGGCCGCTGCTCGTCCTGCGGGGCCTGGAACAGCCTTCAGGCTTTTCACGAAGCCGCGGGCAGCCAAAAGTCCGCCCCTTCCGTCGCGGGCTCCCTGGCCGTGCCGGTGCCGCTGGCTCAGGTGGAGCTGCTGGAGGGGCAGCGGCTGATGGTGGGTATCAGCGAGCTGGACCGGGTGCTGGGCGGGGGCATGGTGGCCGGGTCGGCGGTCCTCATCGGTGGGGATCCGGGGATCGGCAAATCGACCCTGCTGCTGGAAGCGGCCGCCGCTCTGGGCAGCCGGGAAACGGTACTCTACGTCAGCGGGGAGGAGTCGGCCCTACAGTTGCGGCTGCGCAGCGCCCGACTGGGACTTTCCGGACAGGGGGTGTGGATCCTGATCGCCAACAGCCTGGAAGAGGTGGTGGCGGCGGTGGAAAAACAACGCCCCCGGGTGGTGGTGGTCGATTCGGTACAAACCCTCTCTTCCGCCAACCTGCCCGCCGCCGCCGGCACGGTTTCCCAGGTGCGGGAGTGCGCCCAGCGCCTGATTCAGCTGGCCAAGCGGCTGAACACGGTCCTCTTCCTGGTGGGGCACGTCACCAAGGAGGGGCAACTGGCCGGACCGCGGGTGCTGGAACACATGGTGGACACGGTTCTCTACTTCGAGGGGGAGCGGGGCCACGACTATCGCATTCTGCGGGCGGTGAAGAACCGCTTCGGGGCCACCGACGAGATCGGGGTCTTCGCCATGGGGGAGCAGGGTCTGGTGGAGGTGCCCAACCCGTCGGAGGTCTTTCTGGCGCAACGGGCCCGTGGAGCGGCGGGTTCGGTGGTCTTCGCCGGGGTGGAGGGCACACGCCCGGTGCTGGTGGAGATCCAGTCCCTGGTGACCCCCAGTCCCATGGCCCAACCGCGACGCACCACCCTTGGCATCGAAAACACCCGTCTGGCCATGCTGGTGGCCGTGCTGGAAAAGCGCCTGGGCCTGGGTCTGTTCACCCACGACATCTTTCTCAACGTCGCGGGCGGCATCCGGGTGGCGGAACCGGCGGCGGATCTGGCGGTGGCGGTATCACTGCATTCGGCCTTCCGGAACCGGGGCATCGATCCGGGACTGATGGTCTTCGGGGAGGTGGGTCTGGCCGGCGAGATCCGGGGAGTGGCCAAGGCGGAATTGCGCCTGAAAGAGGCGGAAAAGATGGGTTTCACCCGCTGTTTGCTGCCCTCCCGCAGCGTGAAGCGGCTGGAAGCCCGACAGGGAAACATGACGGTGGCCGGAGTGGCCACGCTGGAAGAAGCACTGGAGTATGCACAGCGATGAACGCATTGGATTATGCCTTGTTGCTGGTGGTGGGCACCACCCTGGTGTGGGGAGCGGTGCGCGGCCCCTGGAGCGAAGGGTTGCGCTGGGTGGCCTGGCTGGGGGCCATCGCCGCTTTGTTGGCTTTCGGCGGCAGCCTGGAGACGTTTTTGCAGCCCCATCTGACCAGCGCCACCCTGGCGGCCTGGGTGGCGGTGCTGTTCACCCTTCTGGGCGGTTGGTTCGTGGGAGTGCTACTGATCCGGCTGATGGAAACCTTCCAGCAGGAGGAGAAGGCCATTCGCTGGCAGCAGCGTCTGGCGGGCGCGGCCCTCGGCGTGGGTCGCGGCATGACCCTGATGCTGGCGGCGATGCTGGTTCTGCTCGGTTCCGTCGAGGATCTGCCGGATGCGGCGCGTCAATCCCGCCTGATGCCCTGGGTGGTGGAAGGGGCCCAGGCCGTGGGTCGCCTGCATCGGGGCGAATCCACCTTCCTGGGAACGGCGCTGCAACGGCGTTGGAGTTTTGTGCAGCCCTCCATCCGAACCTATCCATCCTGAATTTTGTATTTGTTCAGATATACGGGGGTTCGGGGGGGATTATCCCCCCCGACGGGTCCAGGGCAGCGCCCTGGGACTCTTCCTTTTGCCGTTGACCTCCAACCCCATGGGGTCCAGGGGGCACCCCTGGGACTTTTCCTTTCTCTTTTGATTCGGATCTGCTGCGCTGAACAGGGGTCTGAATAGTTACCTGAATTGTATCTATTCAGCCCCTCGCCCGCATTGAGCGGAATGATCGTGTCAACGGCGAAAGGAAAAGTCCCAGGGGTGCCCCCTGGACCCCATGGAGTTGGACGTCAACGGAAACGTCCCAGGGCGCTGCCCTGGACCCGCCGGGGGGGATAATCCCCCCCGGACCCCCGTAATTTTCAAATGCAACGGCCCTGAATTTCTCCCTGGTTCCCCGCGCCAAGGGGGAGTACCATAAGATCTCGAACAATCCTCCGACCCCTCCCGGATACAGACGTTGGATATTCTGGAAGCCGAACACTGGCATGACGAATGCGGCGTTTTCGGGGTTTTCAACCATCCCGAAGCCGCCAACCTGACCTACCTGGGACTCTACGCCCTGCAGCATCGCGGCCAGGAATCGGCGGGTATCGTCACCGCCGAGCAACGCATTCTCCATGTGCAGCGCAACCAGGGTCTGGTCGCCGATATCTTCCAACGTCAGGATCTGGCCCATCTGCCCGGTCCCATGGCCATCGGCCATGTGCGTTACTCCACCTCCGGCGGCAGCGCCAACAGTCGCAACCGGCAACCCCTGGTGGTGGATACCGCCTACGGCGGCATGGCCGTAGCCCACAACGGCAACCTGGTCAACGGCGTGCAGATGCGCAAGACCCTGGAACGCCATGGCTCCATCTTCCAATCGACCATGGATACCGAGGTCATCGTCCATTTGACGGCCCTCTCCCGCAGCCGCACCTTTCCGGAACGGCTGGTGGACGCCCTGCATCAGGTGGAAGGGGCCTACGCCCTGTTGGCCATGGACGAACGCCATGTCATCGCCGTGCGGGATCCGGCGGGTTTCCGTCCCCTGGTGTTGGGACGGCTCGGAAAGGATGGCTACGTCATCTCCTCGGAAACCTGCGCCCTCAATCTGGTGGAAGCCGAATTCGTGCGCGACGTGCAGCCGGGAGAGATGCTGATCTTCAGCCCGGACGGCATGCGCTCCACCTTTCCCTTCCGCAGCATGCGGCGCCATCTGTGCATCTTCGAATACATCTATTTCGCCCGGCCCGACTCCACCATCGACGAGATCAACGTCTACCAGGCCCGCAAACGCATCGGGGCCCGTCTGGCCCAGGAGCATCCGGTGGAGGCCGACGTGGTGGTTCCGGTACCCGATTCCGGGGTTCCGGCAGCCCTCGGTTTTTCCCAGGCGTCGGGCATTCCCTTCGAACTGGGCATCATCCGCAACCACTATGTGGGGCGCACCTTCATCGAGCCCCAGCAGTCGATCCGTCACTTCGGCGTCAAAGTGAAACTGAATCCCAATGCCACCGTGCTGAAAGGCAAAAGGGTGGTGCTGGTCGACGACTCCGTGGTTCGCGGCACCACCAGCCGCAAGATCGTGGCCATGGTGCGGGCCGCGGGAGCCAGCGAGGTGCATCTGCGCATCTCCTCCCCTCCCACCACCCATCCCTGTTTCTATGGTATCGACACACCCACCCGCGCCGAGTTGCTGGCGGCCAACCATACCCTGGAACAGATGTGCGCCTTCATCGCGGCGGACTCCCTGTCGTTCCTCTCCATCGAAGGCCTCTACCAGGCCATCAATGGCGTCAGCGGCTATTGCGACGCCTGTTTCACCGGTCTCTATCCCGTGGCCTGCTCCATGGAAGAGAACGAACCTCAGTTGACCCTGCTCAAAGAGACCTGATTCCCCCTTTTTTTTCCAGTCTGTTTCATCCTCGGCACACCGATTGCACAAATCCTCTCAGCGGGGTGGGTTCCCCGCGATTAGTCAATTGTTTGACAGGAGAGGGACATGCCTGGATTCGGATTGTTGGGGGTCGACGGTGCCTACAAGAAGAACCTGATGGATCTGCGGCAGCGCCGCCAGGAGATCATCGGGGCCAATATCGCCAATGCGGATACTCCGGGTTACAAGGCCAAGCGTCTCGATTTCGAAGATGAGCTGAAGAAGAGCCTGCCGGCGGTGGACGAGATGGCCATGGCGCGCACCGACGGGCGTCACATGCCGGTACCCTTTTTCGAGCCCAGCGACGGTGAGCAGCAGGCGGTGGAGATTCCCATTCCGAGGGGGGATCGCAACAGCGTCGATGTCGAGCAGGAGATGGCCCGTCAATCGGCCAACCAGCTGTTGTACAACTATGCCGGCCAGGCGTTGTCCTCGCAAATCAGTGAACTGCGCATGGTCATCGACGGTGGTGGCGCCACGCGCTGAGTGAAACGCACAGGCCTTGGGGCCAGGGGAGGGGAACATGGACTTTCTGTCATCTTTTCGTGTCACGGCAAGCGGTTTGGCGGCGCAACGACTGCGCATGAACCTGATTGCGGAAAACGTGGCCAACGCTCAGACCACCAAGACCCCGGAGGGTGGGCCTTACAAACGGCGGGATCCGATATTCATGTCCAAGCCGTTCGACTCGTTTTTGAACGAAGAGCAGGCCGCCGGGGCGACCGGGGTGGCGGTGGACCGGGTCAAGGTGGATTCCAACGCGCCGCGCATGCAGTACGACCCCACCCATCCGGACGCCAACGCCGACGGATATGTGGCCATGCCGAATATCGACGTGGTGACGGAGATGGCCAACATGATGTCGGCCAGTCGCAGCTACGAAGCCAACGTCTCCGTTCTCAATGCCAACAAGGCCATGGCCCTCAAGGCCCTGGAAATCGGACGCTGAACGACAGGGAGTAACCTTTGATGAACATTCCTCCGCTGAATTTAAGCCCCATGAACATGCCCTCCATCGCGGGAGGCAGCGGTAAGGGCGGCGCCTGGCAGGACTTTTCCGTGATGCTGACGGAACAGGTGAAAGAGACGGACCGGCTGCAGCAGGAGGCCAAGGATCTGAACCGCAAGGCCATGCTGGGCAACGCCGGTGTCGATATTCACGATGCCCAGATTGCCTCGTCCCAGGCGGAACTGCATTTGCGACTGCTGATGCAGGTGCGCAACAAGGCGGTGGAAGTCTATCGGGAAGTCATGAGTATGCCGGTTTAAGCGGATATTTGACGGTTGGGTCAGGGATGTCCCGAGCGGGATGAATTCGGAAATGTTGGGTTGGATTGCGGCATTGAGCCGCCTTATGGAGTAAGGCCATGGCCGAAGCGACTAAAAAGGACTTTGACGACATCTCCTCGGAGGACGAGGGCGTTTTTGCCAAAATCATGGGCGGATTGCCGGTTTTGGCAGGGCGCAACGGATTGATCGTGGCCCTGGGGGCGACGATCATCGCCTTGGCGGCGATTATCTGGCTGGCTACCCGCCCGGCTTACAAAGTCCTCTTTTCCGGTCTTCCGGAAGAGGAGGCCGCCCGGGTGGTGGAGGAGCTGACCAAGAAGAACATTCCCCATGAGCTGACAGCCGGCGGGGGCACCATCAAGGTTCCCGGAGACCGGGTCTACAACCTTCGCCTGGAGATGGCCACCATGGGCCTGCCCAAGAAGGTGACGGGCATCGGCTTCGAGATCTTCGATCAACACAATCTGGTGGGCATGACCGACTTCATGCAGCGCATGAACTATCAGCGCGCCTTGCAAGGGGAGTTGGCCCGCACCATCGAGAATATCGCCGCAGTGCAGAAGGCACGGGTTCACCTGGTGCTGCCGAAACGCTCCCTGTTCGTCAACGAGGAGCAGAAGGCTTCCGCCTCGGTGGTCATGGACGTGAAACAGGCCTTGAGCCAGCCGCAGATCAACGGCATCGTGCATCTGATCGCCTCGGCGGTGGAGGGTCTGGACGAAAGCAACATCACCCTCACGGACCAGAAGGGCAACATGCTGGCGGGTGGCAAGAAGGAGGACGCCGGTGGACGACTGGCTCCGGACGAGGGCCTGGGCATGCAGAAAAAGGTGGAACGTACCCTGGAAGAACGGGTGCAGACCATGCTGGATCGCGTGTTGGGACCGGATCGCAGCATCATCCGGGTGACGGCGGACCTCGACCTCTCCCGGGTGGAGCGGCAGGAGGAGAAGTTCGATCCCGAAGGACAGGTGGCGCGCAGCGAACAGTTCGTCAACGAGAACTCGAACGGCGTCTTTGGCGTGGGCGGCGTGCCGGGGGTGCAACCCAACGATGCCAATGCCAACAGCGGCAACGGTTCGTCGGGTTCTTCCCAGAATCGTCTGGCCGAACGGGAGACGGTGAACTACGAAATCTCCAAGACGGTGAACCGCACCCTGCTCCCGGTGGGCACCATTCGGCGGCTGTCGGTGGCGGTGCTGGTCGACGGCACCTACGAGCCGTCCAAGGAAGAGGGCAAACCGATGATCTACAAGGCCCGCGAGCCGGAGGAGATCACCCGTTTGCAACGCATCATCGAACAGGCGGTCGGTTTCCGGCAGGATCGTGGCGACACCATTCAGGTGACCAACACGGCCTTTGATCCGATCCGTTCGCCGGAAGCGATGGAGACCACCTGGTTGACGCCGGAATTCCAGTTGGAGATGGCCAAGTATCTGACGGTGCTGATTCTCCTGACCCTGGTGATTCTCTATGTGCTGCGGCCCCTGGTCAAGAAGCTCATGGTTCCCGAGAAGCTGGACGAAGATCAGTTGCCGGGCACCGTGGCCGAGTTGGAACGGCAGCTCCTGGCGGCGGGCGTGGGCTCCGTGCCTTCCGAGAAGCCGCTGCGGGTGCTGATTCCGGATCGTACCGCCCAGTTGGCCCAGCAGCTCATTTCCGAACATCTGGAAGAGGCGAGAGAGGTCATTCGCGGCTGGATGATGCAGGACAACTAGAGCAGGGGTTGAGGGTCGTCTTCGCGGGGTTCGCATCGGAGGATGCGAACCCCCTCACCATACAGGGATAAGTCATTCATTACAGGGAGGTATCGGTATGGCAGCAGCGGCAGCCAGAGCGGCGGATGGCGGGGAAGCCCGCGGCAAGCAACCCCCTCGCGCCATCGTGCGTTTGTCGGGCAAGGAGAAGGCGGCGACCTTCATCCTCTCTCTTCCGGACGAAGATGCCAAGAAATTGATGGAGGGCATGAGCGAGGAGGAGATTCGGGAGATCTCCCGCACCATCGCCCGCATGGGTCAAATGACGCCGGAAGTGGTTCGGGAAGTGCGGGAGGAGTTCCTCTCCCGTTTCGAGAACCAGAACCTGGAAGTCCACGGCGGTTTGGGTCGGGTCAAGGACCTGATCTTCAAGGTCATGGGCAAGGACAAGGGTCGCCATCTCCTCAAGGAGCTTCAACAGGGCCCCAAGAACACCCCGTGGGAGATTCTCAACGAGATGGAACCCACGCTGGTGGCCAACTTCCTGGCCAACGAGCATCCCCAGAGCATTGCCATGGTGCTGTCGCAACTGGCGACGGACCAGGCGGCCTTCACCCTCGACTTTCTGCCGCCCGACGTGCAGCAGGAGGTGATCTATCGCATGGCCAAGCTGGGCAATCTGCCGCCCGGTGCGCTGGAAGATATCGAGGAATCGTTGCTGGCGGAGTTGGATGCCTTGGGCGCGACACGTGGTCTTTACACCTCTCAGGCGGGCGGCGGCGTGAAGAAGGTTGCCGAACTGCTCAACCAGATGAGCCGCGACATTTCCGACAAGCTGTTGGCCTTCCTGGACGAAGAGGACAACTCGCTGGCGGAAGAGGTTCGCAAGGAGATGTTCCTTTTCGAGGATCTCCTGCTCATGGACGATCGCAGCTTCCAGACGCTGTTGCGCGAGGTTTCCAACGACGAGCTGCTGACGGCCCTCAAGGGTGCGGAAGACCGTCTGAAGGAGAAGTTCTTCGGCAACATGTCGGAGCGCGCCGCGCAGATGTTGCGCGAGGATCTGGAGATGATGGGACCGGTGAAGGTGTCGGACGTGGAGTCGGCGCAGCAGTCGATTCTGAAGGTGGCCCGGCGTCTGGAAGCGGACGGCACCATCGTCATCATGGGCAAGGGTTCCGGGGACGTGGTGCTGTAAACCAGGCAGGAGGCGAAGATGGCCGATTACGGGCAGGCCCAGATCATCCGGGGAGGGAGTCGGGAGCATCGACGGGTCAGCTACGCCGAGATTCTGGGGCGTCAGCAGTTCGAGCGTCCCGGCTTCGTGCCGCTTCGTTCCGACGGCTCCCGTCCCGTTCCCGAGCCGGAGCCGGAGATACCGGACATTCCCGAAGAGGAGATCCGCCAGCGCCGCATGGAAAAGCTGGA harbors:
- the alr gene encoding alanine racemase, translated to MDDASESFREEGRPDWVEVDLPALVDNFRQVVRRVGEGVRVWPVVKANAYGLGALPVAQALQRAGAAGFCVALVEEGEALRAGGVTAPLMLLSGPVAGNVGRVLRIGAEAFLITLDDALALAGALPAGQRLRVHLKVDTGMGRLGMDPEQVPQVLSVLDGLPGIKVAGIASHLAVADEVDNPGTWRQIERMQALLAHPEVAWRRLPVSMANSAGIMAFSEAHFQWVRPGIHLYGGSPFFPAASPAGWEPRPVVRWCTRVIQVRNMAAGTPLGYGHTVVLQRPSRIGQLPVGYADGYPRILSNRAEVIVGGRRVPVLGRVCMDLVTVDLTDCPDVGVGDEVVLLGGHGPLAISLEEMSAWMGTIPYEVLCRLGARVPRRYREFPVATGM
- the radA gene encoding DNA repair protein RadA → MARERTRFLCGECGEDHPRWEGRCSSCGAWNSLQAFHEAAGSQKSAPSVAGSLAVPVPLAQVELLEGQRLMVGISELDRVLGGGMVAGSAVLIGGDPGIGKSTLLLEAAAALGSRETVLYVSGEESALQLRLRSARLGLSGQGVWILIANSLEEVVAAVEKQRPRVVVVDSVQTLSSANLPAAAGTVSQVRECAQRLIQLAKRLNTVLFLVGHVTKEGQLAGPRVLEHMVDTVLYFEGERGHDYRILRAVKNRFGATDEIGVFAMGEQGLVEVPNPSEVFLAQRARGAAGSVVFAGVEGTRPVLVEIQSLVTPSPMAQPRRTTLGIENTRLAMLVAVLEKRLGLGLFTHDIFLNVAGGIRVAEPAADLAVAVSLHSAFRNRGIDPGLMVFGEVGLAGEIRGVAKAELRLKEAEKMGFTRCLLPSRSVKRLEARQGNMTVAGVATLEEALEYAQR
- a CDS encoding CvpA family protein, whose product is MNALDYALLLVVGTTLVWGAVRGPWSEGLRWVAWLGAIAALLAFGGSLETFLQPHLTSATLAAWVAVLFTLLGGWFVGVLLIRLMETFQQEEKAIRWQQRLAGAALGVGRGMTLMLAAMLVLLGSVEDLPDAARQSRLMPWVVEGAQAVGRLHRGESTFLGTALQRRWSFVQPSIRTYPS
- a CDS encoding amidophosphoribosyltransferase — encoded protein: MLEAEHWHDECGVFGVFNHPEAANLTYLGLYALQHRGQESAGIVTAEQRILHVQRNQGLVADIFQRQDLAHLPGPMAIGHVRYSTSGGSANSRNRQPLVVDTAYGGMAVAHNGNLVNGVQMRKTLERHGSIFQSTMDTEVIVHLTALSRSRTFPERLVDALHQVEGAYALLAMDERHVIAVRDPAGFRPLVLGRLGKDGYVISSETCALNLVEAEFVRDVQPGEMLIFSPDGMRSTFPFRSMRRHLCIFEYIYFARPDSTIDEINVYQARKRIGARLAQEHPVEADVVVPVPDSGVPAALGFSQASGIPFELGIIRNHYVGRTFIEPQQSIRHFGVKVKLNPNATVLKGKRVVLVDDSVVRGTTSRKIVAMVRAAGASEVHLRISSPPTTHPCFYGIDTPTRAELLAANHTLEQMCAFIAADSLSFLSIEGLYQAINGVSGYCDACFTGLYPVACSMEENEPQLTLLKET
- the flgB gene encoding flagellar basal body rod protein FlgB, with product MPGFGLLGVDGAYKKNLMDLRQRRQEIIGANIANADTPGYKAKRLDFEDELKKSLPAVDEMAMARTDGRHMPVPFFEPSDGEQQAVEIPIPRGDRNSVDVEQEMARQSANQLLYNYAGQALSSQISELRMVIDGGGATR
- the flgC gene encoding flagellar basal body rod protein FlgC, which encodes MDFLSSFRVTASGLAAQRLRMNLIAENVANAQTTKTPEGGPYKRRDPIFMSKPFDSFLNEEQAAGATGVAVDRVKVDSNAPRMQYDPTHPDANADGYVAMPNIDVVTEMANMMSASRSYEANVSVLNANKAMALKALEIGR
- the fliE gene encoding flagellar hook-basal body complex protein FliE, with amino-acid sequence MNIPPLNLSPMNMPSIAGGSGKGGAWQDFSVMLTEQVKETDRLQQEAKDLNRKAMLGNAGVDIHDAQIASSQAELHLRLLMQVRNKAVEVYREVMSMPV
- the fliF gene encoding flagellar M-ring protein FliF; its protein translation is MAEATKKDFDDISSEDEGVFAKIMGGLPVLAGRNGLIVALGATIIALAAIIWLATRPAYKVLFSGLPEEEAARVVEELTKKNIPHELTAGGGTIKVPGDRVYNLRLEMATMGLPKKVTGIGFEIFDQHNLVGMTDFMQRMNYQRALQGELARTIENIAAVQKARVHLVLPKRSLFVNEEQKASASVVMDVKQALSQPQINGIVHLIASAVEGLDESNITLTDQKGNMLAGGKKEDAGGRLAPDEGLGMQKKVERTLEERVQTMLDRVLGPDRSIIRVTADLDLSRVERQEEKFDPEGQVARSEQFVNENSNGVFGVGGVPGVQPNDANANSGNGSSGSSQNRLAERETVNYEISKTVNRTLLPVGTIRRLSVAVLVDGTYEPSKEEGKPMIYKAREPEEITRLQRIIEQAVGFRQDRGDTIQVTNTAFDPIRSPEAMETTWLTPEFQLEMAKYLTVLILLTLVILYVLRPLVKKLMVPEKLDEDQLPGTVAELERQLLAAGVGSVPSEKPLRVLIPDRTAQLAQQLISEHLEEAREVIRGWMMQDN
- the fliG gene encoding flagellar motor switch protein FliG, giving the protein MAAAAARAADGGEARGKQPPRAIVRLSGKEKAATFILSLPDEDAKKLMEGMSEEEIREISRTIARMGQMTPEVVREVREEFLSRFENQNLEVHGGLGRVKDLIFKVMGKDKGRHLLKELQQGPKNTPWEILNEMEPTLVANFLANEHPQSIAMVLSQLATDQAAFTLDFLPPDVQQEVIYRMAKLGNLPPGALEDIEESLLAELDALGATRGLYTSQAGGGVKKVAELLNQMSRDISDKLLAFLDEEDNSLAEEVRKEMFLFEDLLLMDDRSFQTLLREVSNDELLTALKGAEDRLKEKFFGNMSERAAQMLREDLEMMGPVKVSDVESAQQSILKVARRLEADGTIVIMGKGSGDVVL